A section of the Pan paniscus chromosome 7, NHGRI_mPanPan1-v2.0_pri, whole genome shotgun sequence genome encodes:
- the LOC117978330 gene encoding sperm-associated antigen 11B-like isoform X1 yields the protein MRSHPGAQLFPRSGPTHPASLHQRSPAACPPTLGAFWLAVLLADMRQRLLPFVTSLLLVALLFPGSSQARHVNHSATEALGELRERAPGQGTNGFQLLRHAVKRDLLPPRTPPYQEPASDLKVVDCRRSEGFCQEYCNYMETQVGYCSKKKDACCLH from the exons ATGAGAAGTCATCCTGGAGCACAGCTCTTCCCACGCTCCGGGCCCACACACCCAGCCTCACTCCATCAAAGGAGCCCCGCTGCCTGCCCACCCACCCTGGGTGCTTTCTGGCTTGCAGTGCTCTTGGCAGACATGAGGCAACGATTGCTCCCGTTCGTCACCAGCCTTCTCCTTGTGGCCCTGCTGTTTCCAG GATCGTCTCAAGCCAGACATGTGAACCACTCAGCCACTGAGGCTCTCGGAGAACTCAGGGAAAGAGCCCCTGGGCAAGGCACAAACGGGTTTCAGCTGCTACGCCACGCAGTGAAACGGGACCTCTTACCACCGCGCACCCCACCTTACCAAG aaCCTGCATCAGATTTAAAAGTTGTTGACTGCAGGAGAAGTGAAGGCTTCTGCCAAGAATACTGTAATTATATGGAAACACAAGTAGGCTACTGCTCTAAAAAGAAAGACGCCTGCTGTTTACATTAA
- the LOC129395904 gene encoding beta-defensin 104A — protein MQRLVLLLAISLLLYQDLPVRSEFELDRICGYGTARCRKKCRSQEYRIGRCPNTYACCLRKWDESLLNRTKP, from the exons ATGCAGAGACTTGTGCTGCTATTAGCCATTTCTCTTCTACTCTATCAAGATCTTCCAG TGAGAAGCGAATTTGAATTGGACAGAATATGTGGTTATGGGACTGCCCGTTGCCGGAAGAAATGTCGCAGCCAAGAATACAGAATTGGAAGATGTCCCAACACCTATGCATGCTGTTTGAGAAAATGGGATGAGAGCTTACTGAATCGTACAAAACCCTGA